Genomic segment of Drosophila takahashii strain IR98-3 E-12201 chromosome X, DtakHiC1v2, whole genome shotgun sequence:
TGGGGTCTTCGGTGTTAtagttttttaacgatttaTTGCAAACCACTTTAATTAACTTCAATTAATAGAAGTGTATAAAAGGTGACAGTTGGGAGTAGCAGCCGTATCAATCCAGTGCAACAGCTCCAGGGCGACAGTTGCTACTCCTTCTTgtcatccatccatccatcctcTCAACAGCATGAAGCAGTTTGTGGTGAGTTCGAAAAAGGGAATAACCCTTTGGAGCAGCCAATTCTATAACTTGGAGTGCCTCATCATCGCATAGGTCTTCTCCGTTCTGGCCGTGATTGGCGGCTCCCTGGCTGCTCCTCGTCCGGATGTCAGCCATCTGGCGGGCTACAGCTACCAGGCGGGTGGCTTCAATGGCGGCGGCCTGGTGGCCAACCAGGTGATCAGCGCTCCTCTGGCCACGGTGACCACCTCCTATCAGCCGACGGCCGCCGGCAGCAACTACTTCAGTTCGGCACCCACCATCGGTCAACTGAACCTGGGATCCGCTGGCTCCTCGGGATCCTTAGGATCCTCGGGCTCCTCCTTTGGCTACCAGGTTAGCGGCGGCGGCTCTGGATCCTCCAACTACCAGCAGATCGAATCCTCCTCCGGCGGCGGCGTCGGCGGCGGAATTGTTAGCGACAGCATCGGCCTGACCGGTCTGCAGCCTGGACCCACCATCAACTACAACGAACAGGAGTCGTACATCAGCCACCTGGCCAACTTCCAGCCCGCCCAGATCAACAAGCATTTCTACATCCACAGTGCTCCCGAGGATCACGATGAGCAGCAGATCGTCCGCTATGTGAACGTGGGCCGGCCCCAGAAGAACTACCGCGTGGTGTTCATCAACGCACCCACCTCCACCACCAGCAAGGCCAAGATCATTGCCAATGTGGCTCCCGTGGAGGAGAAGACCGCCATCTATGTGCTGTCCAAGAAGTCCAACGCTCTGGATGTCAGTGCCGAGGTGGTCACACAGCGTCCGGTGGCCAACAAGCCGGAGGTCTTCTTCGTCAAGTACAAGACGCCCCAGGAGGCGGCCCATGCCCAGCAGACCATTCAGGGTGAGTGTTTACTGTACTGATAGTGGGGATTTTTGGGGGTAcagaagaaatttaatttaattttttttttttaattttttttttttatttttttttttaaatttaaattttgatttttttttatcttacaTGCCTCTTtgaattatttccgaatttcggttttcatttcatttttcttatgTCAAGCCGTTTTGGCTGAAGAGTCAACTTGCCTTTTTTTTGCGCCCTTGTTTTATTACTCTAGATTATAGATACTAATATATTTCACCCCCTCGAATAGCCAACTATGATGCTCTGGGCGGAAGCTCTGAGACCAGCAACGAGGGTGTCATTCCCGTTTCCTCCGTGATCGGCAGCCTGGGCGACAATGGAGCCTCCGGCGTGGTGACCGATGCCAGTGGCAGCCTGAACATCGTGGGCACCGGCGGAGTTCCCACCATCGATGGAGGAGCCTCCTACGAGGCGGAGGGAAGCCAGCGCCAGGTGATCAGCACCGTGACCACTGGCACCAATGCCCAGGCCACCTATCTGCCAGTGAGGCCGGTGAGGAAGTAGGCGAATCAATCTCCAAGCTCCTCCATCACCAATCTCAAGTCACTGCCACTGgacgacacacacacacactgttgGAACCTCGGGGGATTCGGACTG
This window contains:
- the TwdlX gene encoding uncharacterized protein TwdlX: MKQFVVFSVLAVIGGSLAAPRPDVSHLAGYSYQAGGFNGGGLVANQVISAPLATVTTSYQPTAAGSNYFSSAPTIGQLNLGSAGSSGSLGSSGSSFGYQVSGGGSGSSNYQQIESSSGGGVGGGIVSDSIGLTGLQPGPTINYNEQESYISHLANFQPAQINKHFYIHSAPEDHDEQQIVRYVNVGRPQKNYRVVFINAPTSTTSKAKIIANVAPVEEKTAIYVLSKKSNALDVSAEVVTQRPVANKPEVFFVKYKTPQEAAHAQQTIQANYDALGGSSETSNEGVIPVSSVIGSLGDNGASGVVTDASGSLNIVGTGGVPTIDGGASYEAEGSQRQVISTVTTGTNAQATYLPVRPVRK